One Thermofilum pendens Hrk 5 DNA segment encodes these proteins:
- a CDS encoding thiamine-phosphate synthase family protein produces MGEEVDRVLGNLVRAVGMLEGCPELSMLIPEVRSNIVYALPNPRTVRDVAGVEGRITVVNGRPKASSYPRFGASWHMARLIVEEQV; encoded by the coding sequence GTGGGCGAGGAGGTTGATAGGGTTTTGGGTAATTTGGTCAGGGCTGTAGGGATGCTTGAAGGGTGCCCTGAGTTGAGTATGCTTATACCGGAGGTGAGGAGTAACATTGTATACGCTCTTCCGAATCCGAGAACTGTACGCGACGTGGCGGGTGTTGAGGGTAGAATAACCGTTGTGAATGGTAGGCCTAAGGCTTCTTCTTATCCGAGGTTCGGTGCTTCGTGGCACATGGCGAGGCTAATAGTCGAGGAACAAGTGTAG
- a CDS encoding thiamine-phosphate synthase family protein gives MNLRFGEEVKGFLYAYAGEKGLEVGFIDRGGEPGGVARVEGASTPWKVKYLVENYGGIPGIVVEGEAPGKEPLLVILGRSAAEVAEMAVEVARRYAEWRSKRGRG, from the coding sequence GTGAACCTAAGGTTTGGTGAAGAGGTTAAGGGGTTTCTATACGCGTATGCTGGGGAGAAGGGGTTGGAGGTCGGGTTTATAGATCGAGGTGGAGAGCCGGGAGGGGTTGCCCGGGTGGAGGGTGCTTCGACGCCGTGGAAGGTGAAGTACTTGGTCGAGAACTACGGGGGGATACCCGGTATAGTGGTTGAGGGTGAAGCTCCCGGAAAGGAGCCTCTCCTCGTAATTCTTGGAAGGAGCGCCGCCGAGGTGGCGGAGATGGCTGTGGAAGTGGCTAGGAGGTATGCCGAGTGGAGGAGTAAGAGAGGACGAGGCTAG
- a CDS encoding type III-B CRISPR-associated protein Cas10/Cmr2 — MYSSIGELLEVKTAALLYEPPWKAFAQLKKAPLLPWAKRGAGHWEADALAVAERLGLAEVLERRLGEVKELARLALGAEPLVLDGAGVQPPERLVLLNVFDPDVCLDPGNGCDLRAYARTVESAAPAFAESLANALSGLGDAALRYHALWFLLEPLWFRACGAPVVSPADPRFPVYTVFDHVYAAATLANAFRGGSFRGYVVVVDYAGVQEYISKARKALDLWASSWVASLVTWATVQPFVELLGPDVVVTPSLRGNWFYAAWLLGRLRGTGAYGAAREAARLAYGYSGFPRHPIMPTRAVLFLPEVPGALEDALRDEASLRGFIERKASEAWSKAVGAVLSEGRLGALLGETLRANGVEADASELEEYVESVASTLPLPQRLIVFRHGESYARYREWLGRVFGGEPAAEAGGARVSLDERALYFHYLMDEYIPSEEALWKLSRVDPDVEAQSSRWCGAAAEVFGRLGFCSVCGERPAVVGAPSSRYGGLGPESRRVVTEGERLCPRCLAKRLVALNPFAALRAVGVPAARTFWSVPTTNELANAEVAEEHLDRVLDVVERHREAVAKVLAGFQWDHEYYSRRLARRAYRRAGREVALVALRLLAALIEAATEQEYRERFAKALDALGDGEARREIEELFRSIAGKRRTRLAVVKGDGDYAGSRLLRARLRLGAGEYAGRVAAQAGLGGGAAELLASVAGRLGSTVTLSPLYTASASRSLSHGAVLDARAVEGLGGFVVYAGGDDLLALTPATAGGRYVALEAALRTRRGYWGERGRGPRGFHASPGIPLVSPAPRSYGRSYAVLSIHYRDPLSAAVARSSEMLEEAKACTAVYGPATVERDAVRLEDLRSGSSAMLPFRAGPGAGLAGSPVWKAALLASMELRGEVSSSLFYDFFSWRFDELVERLAAESRTREAWLALRYLVSRNTRRNPDEVAGRVLGEELVAARLRSADGREESLATLVLRAAKALKRMEG, encoded by the coding sequence GTGTACTCGAGCATCGGGGAGCTACTGGAGGTGAAGACCGCCGCCCTGCTGTACGAGCCGCCGTGGAAGGCCTTCGCGCAGCTGAAGAAGGCGCCGCTACTGCCCTGGGCGAAGCGGGGGGCGGGGCACTGGGAGGCGGACGCCCTCGCGGTGGCGGAGAGGCTGGGGCTCGCGGAGGTCCTCGAGAGGAGGCTCGGGGAGGTGAAGGAGCTCGCCCGCCTGGCGCTCGGCGCCGAGCCGCTCGTGCTCGACGGGGCAGGCGTGCAGCCGCCGGAGAGGCTCGTGCTCCTGAACGTGTTCGACCCGGACGTGTGCCTCGACCCGGGCAACGGCTGCGACCTCAGGGCGTACGCGCGGACAGTGGAGTCCGCCGCCCCGGCCTTCGCGGAGAGCCTCGCGAACGCTCTCTCAGGCCTGGGGGACGCGGCCCTGAGGTACCACGCGCTCTGGTTCCTCCTGGAGCCGCTCTGGTTCCGCGCGTGCGGCGCGCCCGTCGTATCGCCGGCCGACCCGAGGTTCCCGGTGTACACGGTCTTCGACCACGTCTACGCGGCGGCCACGCTCGCGAACGCCTTCAGGGGCGGCTCCTTCAGGGGCTACGTGGTCGTCGTGGACTACGCGGGGGTCCAGGAGTACATCTCCAAGGCCAGGAAGGCCCTCGACCTCTGGGCCTCCTCGTGGGTAGCCTCGCTCGTCACGTGGGCCACCGTCCAGCCGTTCGTCGAGCTCCTGGGGCCAGACGTCGTCGTGACGCCCTCGCTGAGGGGGAACTGGTTCTACGCGGCGTGGCTCCTCGGAAGGCTCAGGGGCACCGGGGCCTACGGGGCGGCCAGGGAGGCGGCGAGGCTCGCGTACGGCTACTCGGGCTTCCCGAGGCACCCGATAATGCCCACGCGCGCTGTGCTCTTCCTCCCGGAGGTTCCCGGGGCCCTCGAGGACGCCCTGCGCGACGAGGCCTCGCTTAGGGGCTTCATAGAGAGGAAGGCCTCCGAGGCCTGGTCCAAGGCGGTCGGAGCCGTCCTCTCCGAGGGGAGGCTGGGCGCGCTGCTCGGCGAGACCCTCAGGGCGAACGGGGTCGAGGCAGACGCCTCGGAGCTGGAGGAGTACGTCGAGAGCGTCGCCTCGACGCTACCGCTCCCGCAGAGGCTCATAGTGTTCAGGCACGGGGAGTCCTACGCTAGGTACAGGGAGTGGCTGGGCAGGGTGTTCGGCGGGGAGCCCGCGGCGGAGGCGGGCGGCGCCAGGGTATCGCTCGACGAGCGGGCGCTCTACTTCCACTACCTCATGGACGAGTACATCCCGTCGGAGGAGGCCCTGTGGAAGCTGAGCAGGGTGGACCCGGACGTCGAGGCCCAGTCGAGCCGATGGTGCGGCGCGGCGGCCGAGGTCTTCGGCAGGCTCGGCTTCTGCAGCGTGTGCGGCGAGAGGCCGGCCGTGGTCGGGGCGCCGTCCAGCAGGTACGGGGGGCTCGGCCCCGAGTCTAGGAGGGTCGTGACGGAGGGCGAGAGGCTCTGCCCGAGGTGCCTCGCGAAGAGGCTGGTAGCCCTCAACCCCTTCGCCGCGCTGAGGGCCGTCGGGGTCCCGGCGGCGAGGACGTTCTGGTCCGTCCCCACGACGAACGAGCTCGCGAACGCGGAGGTAGCGGAGGAGCACCTGGACAGGGTCCTCGACGTGGTCGAGAGGCACCGGGAGGCCGTGGCGAAGGTCCTCGCGGGCTTCCAGTGGGACCACGAGTACTACTCGCGGAGGCTCGCGCGGAGGGCCTACAGGAGGGCCGGCAGGGAGGTCGCGCTCGTCGCGCTCAGGCTGCTCGCAGCCCTCATCGAGGCGGCGACGGAGCAGGAGTACAGGGAGAGGTTCGCGAAAGCCCTGGACGCGCTCGGGGATGGGGAGGCGCGCAGGGAGATCGAGGAGCTGTTCAGGTCCATAGCCGGGAAGAGGAGGACGCGGCTCGCCGTGGTGAAGGGGGACGGGGACTACGCGGGGTCCAGGCTGCTCCGGGCGAGGCTGCGGCTCGGCGCGGGGGAGTACGCGGGCAGGGTCGCGGCGCAGGCCGGGCTCGGGGGCGGGGCGGCGGAGCTACTCGCGAGCGTAGCCGGGAGGCTCGGCTCGACCGTCACGCTCTCACCCCTCTACACCGCCTCGGCGTCCAGGTCGCTCAGCCACGGCGCCGTCCTAGACGCACGCGCGGTCGAGGGGCTGGGGGGCTTCGTGGTCTACGCGGGCGGGGACGACCTGCTCGCGCTGACGCCTGCGACGGCCGGCGGGAGGTACGTGGCGCTGGAAGCCGCCCTCAGGACCCGCAGGGGCTACTGGGGGGAGCGCGGGAGGGGGCCGAGGGGCTTCCACGCGTCGCCCGGAATCCCGCTCGTCTCGCCCGCCCCCAGGAGCTACGGAAGGTCGTACGCGGTGCTCTCGATCCACTACAGGGACCCGCTCAGCGCGGCCGTGGCGAGGTCGTCCGAGATGCTCGAAGAGGCGAAGGCTTGCACCGCGGTGTACGGGCCCGCAACCGTCGAGAGGGACGCCGTCCGGCTAGAGGACCTCAGGTCCGGCTCCTCCGCGATGCTACCCTTCAGGGCGGGGCCCGGCGCCGGGCTGGCCGGGAGCCCCGTTTGGAAGGCCGCGCTACTGGCCTCCATGGAGCTACGCGGGGAGGTCTCGTCGAGCCTCTTCTACGACTTCTTCTCGTGGCGCTTCGACGAGCTCGTGGAGAGGCTCGCCGCCGAGTCGAGGACGCGCGAGGCGTGGCTCGCCCTGCGCTACCTGGTCTCCAGGAACACCAGGAGGAACCCCGACGAGGTGGCGGGGAGGGTGCTGGGCGAGGAGCTTGTAGCGGCTAGGCTCAGGTCGGCGGACGGGAGGGAGGAGAGCCTCGCAACCCTGGTGCTCCGGGCCGCCAAGGCGCTCAAGAGGATGGAGGGGTGA
- the cmr6 gene encoding type III-B CRISPR module RAMP protein Cmr6 produces MDLLGLVYGYVDELLKNPEAEKEELRRRLIERIVENYSRGRELDEKLRLSRERLESLAAGLALAGFHVFVVDAKLSTMGAVGVSHGVLRSVFEVGVSWDHVLDLPFIPGSSVKGAVRAVAERASRDDADVLFGRGGDSGWAGLLLFFDAYPVEAGDRLLEPDIVTPHYSRGGRPVRFEYEVEPVPVAHVSIAPGAVFRFVVAVEPGGGVLHEEVDRALANICGRLGVQGGGPASLLLGLLEYALASGVGARTSQGYGRFEVVSRSAVINGSEHRTPLRVKPARARRGRSTRPGAG; encoded by the coding sequence GTGGACCTGCTGGGCCTGGTTTACGGATACGTCGACGAGCTCCTGAAGAACCCGGAGGCGGAGAAGGAGGAGCTGAGGAGGAGGCTCATCGAGAGAATAGTCGAGAACTACTCGCGGGGACGCGAACTGGACGAGAAGCTGAGGCTGTCCAGGGAGAGGCTCGAGAGCCTAGCCGCGGGGCTCGCGCTGGCGGGCTTCCACGTCTTCGTGGTTGACGCGAAGCTCTCCACGATGGGAGCCGTCGGGGTGTCGCACGGGGTTTTGAGAAGCGTGTTCGAGGTGGGGGTTAGCTGGGACCACGTGCTGGACCTGCCGTTCATACCGGGCTCCAGCGTCAAGGGCGCCGTGAGGGCGGTCGCAGAGCGCGCCTCGAGGGACGACGCGGACGTCCTGTTCGGGAGGGGCGGGGACTCGGGGTGGGCCGGGCTACTGCTCTTCTTCGACGCCTACCCCGTCGAGGCCGGGGACAGGCTCCTCGAGCCAGACATCGTGACGCCGCACTACAGCAGGGGCGGGAGGCCCGTGAGGTTCGAGTACGAGGTCGAGCCCGTGCCCGTGGCGCACGTCTCGATCGCGCCTGGGGCCGTCTTCAGGTTCGTCGTCGCGGTCGAGCCGGGAGGGGGCGTCCTCCACGAGGAGGTGGACCGCGCCCTCGCGAACATCTGCGGGAGGCTCGGCGTCCAGGGCGGGGGGCCGGCGTCGCTCCTGCTAGGCCTCTTGGAGTACGCGCTCGCCAGCGGCGTTGGGGCGAGGACGAGCCAGGGCTACGGGAGGTTCGAGGTCGTCTCGCGCTCCGCGGTGATCAACGGGTCGGAGCACAGGACGCCCCTCCGGGTGAAGCCCGCGAGGGCTAGGAGGGGCAGGTCCACTCGTCCCGGTGCGGGGTGA
- a CDS encoding RAMP superfamily CRISPR-associated protein, whose protein sequence is MEELSAVGARPGCFFSADFVNITPWYGGRHTQDAVRCLDERCTKAYYSLPTARSVKGLLRWLTRAVVASFVPDDQLASHGYAAVECFPNCGSSKPGLVEAIFGTVEHARPGGQRVGSRAGALSVVVKPKLNCRSPVYAEYQDVLKLIKSIAGGKGWGVYSQKPSALLQELEDRGFRALRGEARPEDKAAGFAELFTVPRVLLNAQRLGKLRGKRQEEFARSLFEVQPLREGCVSMRVELYLDGDMLSGALEPARGEELAESVKRLEELLLVYGLLLFGIGKASSRGFGRFAPKSPRGNVHPLVEKAAARLEERDLEGFREECLGLAERALRALGVEAEARRTVASVPRISNAEVTLIERPAHPYPYASREAARVKPSKKPCSGDVLCVLSAVGKATLKSTWKAYWQSISGAEWGVTGPGFPFHTWGLGLPRAVCKGNSCTGYVVVDAESLGGAQGDVDYCLQRLSFRNDLKRWKSPLVLSPVPAGNGLGVAVVLLKRLDIKPFLSPEARRAVLAHVGIHQGSRYLHVIDVGRGASTTGWTEDCGSDPLGAADVSQRRVVALPGDAAELLVKVQELARDWVVYLLR, encoded by the coding sequence GTGGAGGAGCTCTCAGCCGTCGGCGCGAGGCCGGGGTGCTTCTTCTCGGCGGACTTCGTGAACATCACCCCGTGGTACGGCGGCAGGCACACCCAGGACGCTGTGAGGTGCCTGGACGAGAGGTGCACGAAAGCCTACTACTCGCTCCCTACGGCCAGGAGCGTGAAGGGGCTGCTGAGGTGGCTTACCAGAGCGGTGGTAGCGAGCTTCGTCCCCGACGACCAGCTGGCCAGCCACGGCTACGCCGCGGTCGAGTGCTTCCCGAACTGCGGGTCCAGCAAGCCGGGCCTCGTCGAGGCGATCTTCGGAACCGTGGAGCACGCGAGGCCCGGGGGGCAACGCGTAGGGTCCAGGGCGGGCGCCCTCTCGGTCGTCGTGAAGCCGAAGCTGAACTGCCGCTCACCCGTCTACGCCGAGTACCAGGACGTGCTAAAGCTGATCAAGAGCATAGCCGGGGGTAAAGGGTGGGGCGTTTACTCGCAGAAGCCGAGCGCGCTGCTACAGGAGCTCGAGGACCGGGGCTTCAGGGCGCTGAGGGGGGAGGCGAGGCCGGAGGACAAGGCGGCGGGGTTCGCCGAGCTGTTCACAGTCCCGCGCGTACTGCTGAACGCCCAGAGGCTCGGCAAGCTGAGGGGCAAAAGGCAGGAGGAGTTCGCGAGGAGCCTCTTCGAGGTCCAGCCGCTCAGGGAGGGGTGCGTCTCCATGCGCGTCGAGCTCTACCTCGACGGGGACATGCTCTCCGGGGCCCTGGAGCCCGCGCGGGGGGAGGAGCTCGCGGAGAGCGTGAAGCGGCTCGAGGAGCTCCTACTGGTCTACGGGCTACTGCTCTTCGGAATCGGGAAGGCTTCGAGCAGGGGCTTCGGCAGGTTCGCCCCCAAGTCGCCGAGGGGCAACGTGCACCCGCTGGTCGAGAAGGCCGCCGCGCGCCTCGAGGAGAGAGACCTCGAGGGCTTCAGGGAGGAGTGCCTGGGGCTGGCTGAGCGGGCGCTGAGGGCCCTCGGCGTCGAGGCGGAGGCGAGGAGGACGGTGGCGAGCGTCCCGAGGATCTCGAACGCCGAGGTAACGCTGATCGAGAGGCCGGCGCACCCGTACCCGTACGCATCCAGGGAGGCCGCGAGGGTTAAGCCCTCCAAGAAGCCATGCTCGGGGGACGTGCTGTGCGTGCTGAGCGCCGTAGGCAAGGCCACGCTGAAGAGCACGTGGAAGGCCTACTGGCAGTCGATCTCCGGGGCTGAATGGGGCGTGACGGGCCCGGGCTTCCCGTTCCACACGTGGGGGCTGGGCCTGCCGAGAGCCGTGTGCAAGGGAAACTCCTGCACGGGCTACGTCGTCGTCGACGCGGAGAGCCTTGGAGGCGCGCAGGGAGACGTGGACTACTGCTTGCAACGCCTCAGCTTTAGGAACGACCTGAAGAGGTGGAAGTCGCCGCTCGTGCTGTCCCCCGTCCCCGCGGGCAACGGGCTCGGGGTAGCCGTCGTCCTGCTCAAGCGCCTAGACATCAAGCCGTTCCTGAGCCCCGAGGCGCGGAGAGCCGTCCTCGCCCACGTCGGTATACACCAGGGTAGCAGATACTTGCACGTGATCGACGTTGGGAGGGGCGCGTCGACGACCGGCTGGACCGAGGACTGCGGGTCGGACCCCCTCGGCGCCGCCGACGTCTCTCAGAGGAGGGTCGTCGCGCTCCCCGGGGACGCGGCGGAGCTCCTCGTGAAAGTCCAGGAGCTCGCGAGGGACTGGGTTGTGTACCTGCTGAGGTGA
- a CDS encoding type III-B CRISPR module-associated protein Cmr5: MPEPFEEALRVCTAVRDLCGGAEGCGESFQRRVEDFPGLVSAAGLVPALAFYLSKVEDYGVLRDFYSLFSSGSLPRDARREKMLEDLREEGLGYASALAAILAYAARQAPAGCSLKLDGDAARGVAEFLDCIRRGGGELVVLATLEPFVVELGKLARALLGR; this comes from the coding sequence TTGCCGGAGCCCTTCGAGGAGGCCCTGCGCGTGTGCACGGCGGTGCGCGACCTCTGCGGCGGCGCCGAGGGGTGCGGGGAGTCGTTCCAGAGGAGGGTGGAGGACTTTCCGGGGCTCGTCTCGGCGGCGGGGCTCGTGCCGGCCCTCGCGTTCTACCTGTCCAAGGTCGAGGACTACGGCGTGCTCAGAGACTTCTACTCGCTCTTCTCCTCCGGGAGCCTCCCGAGGGACGCGCGCAGGGAGAAGATGCTCGAGGACCTGAGGGAGGAGGGGCTGGGCTACGCCTCGGCCCTCGCCGCGATCCTCGCCTACGCGGCTAGGCAGGCGCCCGCCGGGTGCTCCCTGAAGCTGGACGGCGACGCCGCGCGGGGAGTCGCCGAATTCCTAGACTGCATACGCAGGGGCGGCGGGGAGCTCGTAGTCCTCGCAACCCTGGAACCATTCGTGGTCGAGCTCGGCAAGCTCGCCAGGGCGCTTCTCGGGAGGTGA